A segment of the Corylus avellana chromosome ca2, CavTom2PMs-1.0 genome:
tatatataaatctaaaTATTTcgacataaaaaatataaacctatatattctcatataggtttaaattttttatgtgaaaatataattctctgttaattaacaaatataataaatattcatgcgtgtatatatatatatgcattttttatatatggggaccctaaaataaaacaaaactaagtTAGTTATTTACTTAAGAAATATATCCAGTATTCATGGATATGAATTTGTTATATAAGGGGATAGTATCAAAGTGTGTATTTTTAACACTTATCTAATATAATTAATCTTgaaaaaccaatatatatatatactcgatccaaatttaaacattttgtttggtGGAGACCCTAAACAAACTaattctagctaggttatttcATAAGGTTGTTCTATAACATCTACCTAGCTAGATTCattatggggaccctaaatacaataaatctaGGTTAAATGTCACTCTTTGGCATTAGTAGGTGATGACATAGGTCATGCAACTTCTGAATATAGAATAATATAGCAGTTTTAAAATCCATAATATCATGACATATCTACTAattaaatagggaaaaatataaaaaggccccccaaactaccagccgttttcgatttagccccctgatgttcaaaaagtcataaagtagccccccaaactaccaaacttttgcattttgaccactccgttagtcaaaaccgtcagtttggacgaaaattgcaaaacgacgtcgtttcgtTACAGTAAGTTACTAGAatgcccttttaaaaaaataaaatcaattttaaaaagggttTAGGAGACGACGTCGTTTTCACTCTAGTGCCTACACGCACAGTAGCTTTGTGCTTGTTCGGAATTCATGGCGATGTGGCAAAGGTGGCGGATATTGTTTCCTGCCTTGGGAGTTCTGTTTAGTTTCACCATCTCTGCTTTGACTTCATCTAACTCTTTATAAATGCCTTCCATTTCCCTTGCTTTTGAATGTGGATTTCAAAGTATCTGAACTCAAACTAAAAAGCCAAAACAACAAACCACAGGAAACTTACATCGCCCAGTACTTCCTACCCAGGGTAAAGCCCAACCCAAAAACACAGGAGGAACACAGAATAGGAGGCACAAATCCAGGAACAGAGCACAAGAAACAAAGGAGGAATAGGGGGAAGGAGAACGTACCCAAAAcagaaaattggagaaaaaatttcctctaattTGACCCATGCCGTGGGTCTCTGGTGACCCAAGCGGGTCTTGGCTAGAGACCCGTTGTGGGTCTGCTGACCCACGACAAGGTCTGGCAGCCAAACTCGCGTGGGTCACGGCGACCCacgcctctctctctatctctcaggTAGCCACTGTTTGTCCTAGAAATATCAACAACAACACCCAACGAAACTATAGAGCGAACCGATCTAGTGCGGATGAATGATTTTCCAGCGAACTAACCTTCGTCGGAGGAGCCCTTAAAACCATCNNNNNNNNNNNNNNNNNNNNNNNNNNNNNNNNNNNNNNNNNNNNNNNNNNNNNNNNNNNNNNNNNNNNNNNNNNNNNNNNNNNNNNNNNNNNNNNNNNNNTCATTAAGCAACTTaacaaaatttgttattttgccACGTCATAACCAGTTAAAAACACAacacgtgttattattaattcctgattttcaaaaatgacgactaggatttttcacatctttttagGATGCCAGCTAAGATTAAATATTAGTTATCACTCCACATCATACCActatagtaaattaacataatctcttcaACTGCTTCACAGAATGCAACtgtcaaattcttgcaaaagGCTATCAAATCGCagtgaagaagatgaaaatgagagggGCTTACGCACAGggtaaaattttggagatagAAGAGAATATGTAACTTACTGTAACAGTATGATATGGAGTGAGATCTGATATGTAATCTTAGCTGGTGTCCTAAAATGATGTACAAAAtcctagttgtcattttttaaagataaaattcaTAATAACACgtattgcatttttatttggTATGACATGACAAAGTTATgaattctgttaagttacttaacgaaaTTTGATTTCAggtagtaaattgttattttggcctactctaaggacctataaattattttttataccacaagaagtgatttataatttttgcCAATTACAGgtacctataaattatttgttataccacaggggtgatttgtaatttaggccaaccacaaggAGCAATTTTACGTTTATCcctaaaaattgttttgtaatgttCTGAACAATCATTTTAAAGTCTTGTAATGCcctcaaaaaattaattaactggtaactaACTCCTTGCTCCGCCTCCCAGCCCCATTCTTCAAGGAATAAGACTTAGGAATCTCACACTATTACCAATAGTTTTTAGAGCATAATGCTCTAATAATGTATCTGTAACGTCCCCAAAATTAAACTAACTAATTTTTATCAACTTGGAGTGTTACTTGCAATTTCCCGAGaccaattaattgataattgaCCGGTAGTATTGCTCTAAAATCATTTAACTTATCAAACTATGAACATTCGAAAACCGAAAATAGATCAATTACGGCAACAAAATATAAATCCTTTTAATTGCTCCATGTATCATCAATTCTGCAATGAAATATTTCATAGTAGAATTAAAGCCGAAAGCactgttattttattatttacctctttattctttaattactaattttatttattatcctCGTATTTATAAACAACCCACGTCGTGATTGTATACTTGTATATCTTTTACAGGGGACACCAATCCTTTCACCTACGTGGCATGTCCCATCTTTGTATAGAACCCTAAAGTCATAGGGTGGTGGGGGTCAGCATTTTCTAGTTTAGGGGTGTCTCCGATTTTTTTTGGGTACCCAAAATTGATTCACCTTTCGACATTCAATGCCAATGGTGTCTGTTTTAGGAGTTTAGGAcaataaagataacataaatATGAGGTGGAGTAATGTAGAATTTATAGAAgataaagttttaaaataaaaagagaatctTATCCGGTACTACATGTAAGGCCATGGTTGGATAATCCCTTTTCCCAAAACTCGGCAAGCCTTCTCTCTCGCCCGtcacttctcttcttcttttctttttttttttccctttttttttttttttttttttctttcttttgttattacTCTAACCTTTcaattatgaaaaatttattactattattatatttattattttaaattattttatgcatAATTTATTTCGTTAATTAATTCAAGTTATTCTAAAATTATTAGTAATAAACTTAGTTATTTGGGGTAATTATCTGTTTTCCCTATGACCTATAACGCATTTTCACTTTATCCCATGAACTACTAACCATACTGCTCAACCCCCATGAATTTCCATTTTTGTGTCAAAAATCCCACTTCCGTCAATCAAATACCCTTTCTGTTAGTCAAAGGCATTAACTCAGACGGTCTACCCGTCGCTTTGCTCTCATGAACTACAATTCATtatcactttgcccccatgacaTATAATACATTgccactttgcccccatgaactacaacatattgtcactttgaccgtctaAGTTAACGCATTTGACTGGCAGGAGGGGGGTTTTGagcacaaaatgatagtttatgAGGGTCGAGCAATAgggttggtagttcatgggtataaagtgaaaatgcgttgtagttcatggaaaaaaagtaattacccctaattattttcttgagtGTTTAATCATCTACACCATTGTCCAAATCTAATCACCCAAGGagaatatataggggcattgattgaataacaattaacaaacataaatttGACATATATGCAATGACATTTCAAAGCACCGATACACTCACGAAAATGAAGCCTGTTGGCTCATCTGTGTTTCCATTTGCCTTCGCTCTACTTCTCTCATTTCCATGGGCAACTGCAGCTCACACTCACGAAAACTTTCTTCAGTGCCTGACACTTAGTTTTGGAAACTCCAGCTCAATTTCTGAAGTCATTTACACTCCATCCAACTCCTCATATTCATCTGTCTTACAATTCTCCATACAAAACCCCAGATTCTCGACACCCGCCACCCCAAAACCTCTTGTAATTGTTACACCATCGCATGTCTCCCACATCCAAGCCGCCGTCAATTGTTCCCGAACACATGGCATGCAAGTAAGAGTTCGAAGCGGCGGCCATGATTATGAGGGTCTTTCTTATGTTTCAGATGTGCCGTTTGTTTTAATTGATCTGATTGACCTTCGATCCATCAGTGTTGATGCAAATAATAGCATGGCGTGGGTTCAATCTGGTGCAACAATCGGTGAAGTTTATTATAGGATCGCTGAGAAAAGTAGAACTCTTGGCTTTCCGGGAGGAATTGCCACGACTCTGGGCATTGGTGGACACTTTAGCGGCGGAGGGTACGGCACGATGTTGCGCAAATATGGTCGTGCTTCTGACAATATTATTGATGCGCAATTGGTTGATGTTGCGCAATTGACTCTCACTTAATTCTCTCAAAATATGGAGTTTGTTGAGAGGATCGAGGTGAAGTTTGTTACATGGCAATCCCATGATAATCTCTGTAGAGGTTATATGGTACCTAGTCTCTATTTGGTAGGATTTAGTTTGTTATCCTCTGATTTGGTTGTTAAAGAGTAATTATAATTCCCTAATTATTGGGGTAGCATAAGATGACGCATAACTGAATGATTTGGGGGCGAACCAGGCGATGACACATACGTTTGGAAACGTGTGCTTGGCAGCTTAGTGGGTTGTGGCCTTTAAACCATAGTGGGCTTTCGATTTGGGCCTGCTGGAAATATTTGGTATCAACAAAGCTAATTCTGCCTCTTTCTCGGAAAACCTTTTCCAGATCCCTTCCAACCCAAGTTCTGGAATAGGTTCCTGGACATAGTTAGATTTTGCTTTAAATGGGGCTCCTATGAGAGAGTCCTATTGAGCAAAACATTCAAGGATTCGCCACTTGGGAATCCTTCAAAGTAGAGGATAGATTCAATCCAACTTTTTTCAATACAATCTTCTCTCATCAAACCCAGCTCAGGAAAGCTCTATTGCATCATTGGAAGGAGCTTATCAATCCTTCCAAGATACAAGGAATTGAATGAAGCTTGGATGGTCCTCTTCCCTTCTTGGCTGgaatttacacttgttaagtTGACGCGGATGAACAAGTCTTCATGAAGCTTGGCTGCAACATATTGCCAATGATGAACAAGCTTGGTGGCATTTTGTTCTAAGTTCCACATTTTGTATTTCCACATGGATACGGTTAGGCAATCATGCAATAGGGGGCGAACAATAGAGGATCAGTTGAAAACCTAACATTATAAGCTGTTCTATgagtggtaccgtgactacgtaagaataATGTGATGTTTAACAAAAGAATTGTTGGAGTATATTTGCGTGCTGTTTTTCAAATCAAGTAAAGCAACTAACTTTGCATTTtcattgtacgtaatatattcaCAGGTCGATTGATTGGACGATCGATCCAGGaaggaacttggtgacaaattggtaatgcattATAGAGGGCCAAGGGAGTcagcagtcagatacaatagatatgtggttaacggcaagctgtttcgcactattgcatatGATGCCGGAAAGAGGACTTAGAACAACggggtgtgtgtgccgactCTTGATGGTGAAACGTACTACGGGAAGTTAACAGAAGTACTTGATATTGAGTACTACGATAGGACTGGGTTggagctttgcatttgaagtgtttggtATTATGAgatggaccactatggtccttgttGAATATTGTTTGGTGCATTTGATTTTATCACGAAAATATGTTGGGGATGTAgatataaatttgaatttgttgagtatgatgTCGTTTGTTTACATAGTGAAGTtgctcaatgattgtttgttttttgatttgCAGCTAGTGGATTTCATTTGtttggtgaatattgtttggtgattgcttgttttatcatttgtagGTAGTGGACATCATGGAGATGATGCTACCGATGATCATCATTAAACGTCTGGTTGGCCATTCGCACTTGTTGTACATAAGctattttgttgatgtaattgtatttgtgatagttaTCTTGATGTACGTAGTTAGATATATTTCATGTAACAGAGATAGTtttattggtgtatattatgctatttgtggttggccattcgcacttggtatatatgtcATTATTTGTGTCTTGAAGCTAGTTTTGGTTGATGACTTGTGATCGACGTTAATGGATatgaattatgttatttgcatggatcgatggataaattgtatattatttgcacGGATCCaaattgtatatcaggttaattgtaatccaaaattcgGGTACAACCCcgataaaattcaaaaagtatataggggaaaaaaaatattttaaaatcaccaaattTTCTGACTTGTCgtgttttgacacgtcagaaaattctgacgtgtcagaaagtgacacgttagaattttctgacgcgTCACTTTCTGGCACGTccaaaaattctgacgtgctagaAAAATGNNNNNNNNNNNNNNNNNNNNaggaaaaaaaaaaaaaaaaagtcagaatagtcgaattgcaacaatttgaaagtttggaggtcAAGTGTCACATTTTAAACATGTGAGATAAAAGTGCAAATAGatggatagttcagggggtaatgtattttcccctaatatgcgacgtgccaaaagtggcacatcaacaattttttttttttgacgtgccaaaagtggcacgttaatatttattgacatgttagattcaacacgtcaggatttcCTGACgggtcaatatttgacacgtcagtaaatttaaattcaatttaatttttaaacattttatttaaataacttaatatttaaatatttattgacgtagtcaaattagacacgtcaataaatattgacgtggctgtttgacatgtcaagaaatattgacgtgtcactttgacacgtcaataagtTATTGATGTCttaaattgacacgtcaatatttcttgacttgtcaaagtgacacgtcaataaatataaataatatatttatatttatattatatatataaataatatataatatgatccCAACATTCAATGATATTTCtacaaaacaaacattttacTTCCCCTTTATAACCCTatttcaacattcaaaacaAGACAATTTTTGACTGTTAGCCATGCATAACAAGAAAGCATGCTTTAATTGGGATAgcatatatagcaaaaccaaACCAGCTTTCACCATTCAGCCCTTGGGTGCTTCTCTTGGATACTTGTATAATTACTGGACTTTGAAACCCACCCATATAGGTTTATCAGTAATCACTAGCACCTATCTTTACCATTAATGGCAGCTTTAATTTGCTTCTTGACCAAATAGACTCAAGCAAACCCGACTGTGCTGATTAATTGGTTATAACATCAATTGCTTTTGTTATGATGAAGTGGAAGCAATAGAAAAAAgacaaggaagaaaaaataaaactcttttttttattaaaacactTCAATAACAAGCTAATCGCAATCAGGTTCCACAGCACATTTGAAATGCATGGCTTTCTATTTAATTGGCTTGCGTTCAAtgactgaaattttttaaacttctctGTTTGTCTCTCATTTGAACTAGGCTTCTATCGTCAATTCGAACAATGTATTCAGTTGACTTGTGTTTTAATGCCGTTCAAACGCTTTTCTAGCCGAATGATGTCTTGGACTTCCATTGAAGTATTGAACGATGCATTTTGTTTTGacttgtgttttaattttatgttcttATATACATTCAACAAGTGTTGGAGTTTCACATGTGATGGATTTAATGGGAAAAAGAGTTGGCAAAAGTGCAAACCTTGTCAAACTTAGAGAGAAtccaaatgaataagtaaaaagtcatgactttgttttttagactatttttttctttcacacttttgttttgagtttttaaaacaaatttaatcataattaaacacttaacctaaaacacaaaatatattcaaaacgatttttacttaattctatcccacataaaatatttttttcaaacaaaataaaaccatcCAAAAAggattaaacttttaatttgcgGAACTTAGATTTTTCTAGTTGAAAGATAACgccttaaaattaatattacctaaaaacaaattggaattttcttaaaattctgattaatatgaaagaaattaatctaatgtgtcaataacccaagaaacatcccaacaaaaaagaaacgttatactccaaaaaaaaaactccatttaTTGGATGTTTTGTTCTTGATTTTCCTCTTTTCAACTACTTTCTTTAttaatgtctttttatttaaaagaataacaaaaaatattaagaaaccatttaaaatatttgcaaaacactcaaaattattttaacctttatatatatatcatataaaataaataaataaaccaaacaaaaaatctaatatattctatattgcaaatgacataataataatacaagctGACAACAACAATCCAAATTCGATGcaaaaagaaacaaggaaagATTGTTTACAAAGAAATGATCATATTGATGCAACTAATTATTGAATTAGTAGATATGTCATGATATTATGGATTTTAAAACTGCTATATTATTCTATATTAAGAAGTTGTATGACCCATGTCATCACCTACTAATGCCAAAGAgtgacatttatttttttctttaacttgggatgggggcattttgagaaaaaaaagtcataatGGCCGAATTGCAGCAATTTCAAGAAGTTTTTTTGGTGGGGAGGGAGAATCAAAGTGTCAcgttttaaacatttgaggtaaagtgcaaatgagtggatagttcgggtggtaaaatgtattttccgcTGCATATTATAAAGTACTATTTATTAAACTAGTTTCCTGGTACAATGAAACTTAGTTGTGTAATCTTCATGCTTATAACCAATATGAATGATGCATGTAAACTTAGTTTTTTCCGTGCGTGGGATGTCGTGCATAGTCATCGTTGATGGGAATATAACCCATTTGGATTAACTTGGACTGATACTTAGCAATTTTTCCAAACCAATTAACTCATAACTGACTGATGGTATTGCTCCCAAATCAATTAACTTATCAAATATGAACATGTGGAAAGCAGAAATAAATGATCTCagtcaacaaaaataaatcatttcattgCACTATGTATCATCAATTATAGACTTAGATACTCCAAACAGACATTTCTATAATGTTAACAACTATCATCTATCTAAGCAAACCAGACAATTGGAGCCATTCCCTTGACATCTTCATTCTACCGAATTTCTCACTCTACAACCTAGCAAACTTTAAATTAATCTGCGAAATACCGAGGTATTTTACTGTGGAAAAGATATAACTATGTAGTCCataacttagtaagtaaattgtTATGAAACTAATTTATGTAATGTGCCTTGAGAAACAATTTGTAACCTACAACTATTAAACAGTGAATTATATTTTAATCACTTGGGAATGTTTTACCCATCGCTTGGGCATCATCATGGCAGCATGTTACTGCCCAATTCTCATCCTAAAGGAGCTGAATTCCTGTCATAATGCAATTGATTTCTGCAGAACTTTGATAGTAGTTTTTGACCTAGCAAATGTCGGAATTTGAAGAAGCTCATTAGAGACAAAGTTGTAGATCAGGAAACGGTCTTTCCAGAACTATTGAGTTTGCGTCATTTTAAGCTTGGGTGAAAGAGTTATGGCTAACATATCCTAACTGGTTTTTTGTTGATTTCCCGTCAGGAGTTGCGTCAGAAAGGGATTGAGGTTGAAGTTACTGTTTCCTCATCAGGAATTGCGTCAGGACAGGACATGCAATGGGAAGTTATTGTTTCCTTGTCAGAAATCTCGTCATGACGGGCTCGTGACAGATATTCATATCTACTTTTTACTCTTTGCGTCTTAGCGAGGATTAAATCCCGTCATGACGAGGATAGttcaaaatatcagattttggcttTCCCGTCATAACGGAAGATAATCCCCGTtaagacaaaaagaaataaaattacagATCTATAAATACCTGTCTTATTTTCAGAACTCTTTGAACCTCTCAATTTTCATTTATACTCTTCTGAGTTTGGAGGTTCCCGGTGATGAAAGGGTTGCTATTATCACTCATGGAAGTGATATCCTTCACTGTTATTTGTACCAAGTATGGCTGCCTAAAAAGCTTTGTGCTTTCTCGCTTACTTGGGGTTTTTTGCTGATTTCAAACCACGCGATACACACTACGCAACCGTAAAGAAG
Coding sequences within it:
- the LOC132169557 gene encoding berberine bridge enzyme-like 18; translation: MKPVGSSVFPFAFALLLSFPWATAAHTHENFLQCLTLSFGNSSSISEVIYTPSNSSYSSVLQFSIQNPRFSTPATPKPLVIVTPSHVSHIQAAVNCSRTHGMQVRVRSGGHDYEGLSYVSDVPFVLIDLIDLRSISVDANNSMAWVQSGATIGEVYYRIAEKSRTLGFPGGIATTLGIGGHFSGGGYGTMLRKYGRASDNIIDAQLVDVAQLTLT